The genomic region GGTGGTGCCTGCAGATGGTGAGGCAGATGGTCCGGCTCACGTGCTCGTACCAGCACGCCATCGACGCCCCGAACGCGATCGGCGGCCACACCCGCCGCGGCGCCACCCGCCGCATCACGTACTgcgtcgccgcccccgcctccTCCGCCGGCACCGGGAAATACGGCTGCACCACCATCCATCACACAGACAAAAACCATTACTACCATACACTTTTGTTCGTGTAAAAACGGACACGGTTGATGGAATTTTTACTACTACTACAAAATGCGCAGAGTTTGTTAGCGCGGGTGATTCGCATGCCGAGTGACTTCAATTGTTACGTGATCGCAGGCCACTCGAGTATTATGGCAGTCCACTAATGGAAGTTGGTCGGCAGGGCCGGAGGGGGAGACGGAGTTCGGCGATTAAATGCATGGCAAAGTTCATGCACTTCGTATGCGCAGAACCAACAGCTAGCTAGGCTGGTGGTGGACACGGCACCGGCACTGCCACTGGCATCGGCACGCATAGTGGCTGGGAAACGTAGACGTACCGGGGCGAGCAGCGTGAGGGACTTGACGGCGCCGGGGTACTTGAcggcgagcgcgagggcgaggacGGAGCCGAGGGAGTGCGCGACGACGTGGAAGGTCTTGAGGCGGTAGCGCTGGAGCACGGAGCGCTCGATCATCTCCAGGTGCTCCCGCAGCGTGTACAGCGAGTCCGCCGGCTTGGGGCTCCGCCCGAACCCCAGCAGGTCCACGGCGAACATCCGGTACCGCCCGCGCGCCGCCGGGCTGAACGCCGGGAACACCGTCTCCGTCCAGAACACCGAGGAGGAGATGAAGCCGTGGATGAAGATGACCGCCTCCTGCTCGCCGGCCCCGGCCCCCGGAGGCGGCGGGGCCTGCACGTGCACGTAGAGGTGGGAGGCGCGCGAGCCGGTGCTCCACGAGTGGCACATCTTGCAGTCGCAGTCGGACCAGCAGGGCGCCTGCCGCGGCGGGCGCGGCGCCCGGTCGATCTTGCCGCGGATGAGCTCCGCGATGGCCGGGCTCACGGTCAGCGCCGGCGCGATGGGGCCTGGCTTCCGCGTGGCGTCCGAGAGGAGAGACGCGCGCACGTAGAGCGTGTCCGACACGTCCTCCAGCTGCATCTTGTTGGCCGACGACGACGACAGCCGCACCACCTTCGGCCCCGCCGCCCCAGCCGCCGCCCGCGGGGCCACGAACGACAGCGCCCCCTTCGCGCCCGTTGctacgccgccgcctccgccgtcctCGCGCGCCGCGGCCGAGCAGTAGCAGGGCTTCCACTCGGCCTCCACGGCGTAGTCCACCACCTTGTACACGAGGCAGAGCACCATGTCCAGCACGTCGAGGAAGGAGAACACCACGAAGCTCACCACGCAGTTGAGCGCGCGccccgccgccagcagcagcgcgaCGAGCGACACCCTGCACTCCCCGGCCCTGCCCCCGGCCGCCGCGCCCATGGCCGCCGCCTTCTCCTGCCACACGCACGTGGCAATGTGCATTGCCGCCCGGCCGCTCCTCGTCGACCGCCCTCACGTCccggtgcgtgcgtgcgtgggcgCGCGCGCCGGCCGCTGGGGAAGAAGCTGGCACTGGCAGGCGGGGTGGGTGCGCTACCGGGAGTAGCTGACTGTGGCTGGAGCAGAGGAGTGAGACGGGCGAGGCTTTTGTAAGAGCGAACAGGCAGCGCGCCTACGGAAAAACAAACCGCATTTAAGCGCGGTGGGAGCGAAGCGGAGGCGGCCGGTTCTCCTCTACACTTTGTATTTTTTTGTGGGCGTTTGGGCAAAGGGTGTGGTGGGGTTAAATAGAGTGTGGGGTTGCATTGGGCAAGCTCGCGAGCAACACCAACGCGTGTCGCCGGTGATCACTGATTACACCGACGAAAGCTACGGGTCATTTCCATCCCGGCCGTGCATTCAATCGAGTTTCATGGGGAGGGCTCACTTACAGTTACGGGTCATGTGTGTATATGCTCCATGCTTTGGGTTAACTCGCATTTATTAGCTCATGGCTTAGCCGTCCGGGAGCGACGAACGGTTCAAACTTTGCTTGTGGGATGGAAAGCATAGAGGAGAATGCCACTGTTTGGGTAAGATTTTAGCATAACGACATTTGTCATATCATAGGAGGAAAGTTTGCGTGTATTTGCACTCTCTCTGTTAtttttaaaataagagagaactaTACTTATTAAGACATAGGTTTAAATAAGTAATTTATTTTATGCATAAAAAATAAATTATTAATTTTGTCACATAACTCACTATGAAACGGTAACAACAATGAACTGCGGGCTAAACATTCCGAATCTCTAAAGCCGCGGGGAAGGGAATGTAACAGCGGGCGACGATGTCGCGAAAGATTATTATTTGTAAGAAAGAATGAGATGAAGGAGCTTAATGGTTTACAACTGcaatatttatttaattaattataaATTTCATGATTTTAAAATTATATTTGAACTCATTCGTCCTTATAGTGTTGCGATAAAGTTTACTTTATTATTATTTCATTTGATATTGTAACAATTTAATTTTTTTAAGATGGGGTGGCAAATGCTAAGAAGTTGATTTCGACCGCAAAAAATATAAAAACCAAGAAAACATAAATAGT from Triticum aestivum cultivar Chinese Spring chromosome 4A, IWGSC CS RefSeq v2.1, whole genome shotgun sequence harbors:
- the LOC123088186 gene encoding probable lysophospholipase BODYGUARD 1, with amino-acid sequence MHIATCVWQEKAAAMGAAAGGRAGECRVSLVALLLAAGRALNCVVSFVVFSFLDVLDMVLCLVYKVVDYAVEAEWKPCYCSAAAREDGGGGGVATGAKGALSFVAPRAAAGAAGPKVVRLSSSSANKMQLEDVSDTLYVRASLLSDATRKPGPIAPALTVSPAIAELIRGKIDRAPRPPRQAPCWSDCDCKMCHSWSTGSRASHLYVHVQAPPPPGAGAGEQEAVIFIHGFISSSVFWTETVFPAFSPAARGRYRMFAVDLLGFGRSPKPADSLYTLREHLEMIERSVLQRYRLKTFHVVAHSLGSVLALALAVKYPGAVKSLTLLAPPYFPVPAEEAGAATQYVMRRVAPRRVWPPIAFGASMACWYEHVSRTICLTICRHHRVWNRLFRILTRNRMRTFLIEAFMCHTHNAAWHTLHNIMCLSASKMGAYLDVVAGQLSCKVALFHGRDDELLPVECTLAVGARVPRARVTVYDNKDHITIVVGQEKLFAAELEAIWRSAAQD